In Candidatus Cloacimonadota bacterium, one genomic interval encodes:
- a CDS encoding PstS family phosphate ABC transporter substrate-binding protein: MRNYIIILLIVILSLSFAYAKKGQITCSGSTTVLPIAQAGAEAFMDSHPEYNISVRGGGSGVGIAALQNGTVQIANSSRPIKSKEISACKAKGINPTTYVVANDGIAIVVHKSNPIRDLSITQIRDVYTGKITNWQELGGPSLPIVVVSRDVASGTFEVFNEKALNGAKVAASAQLLASNNAVVSAVGSTPGGIGYTGLGYINSDVKVVSVENITPSESSVKDGSYKLSRKLYMYTNGKATGGVGSFIGWLQSDAGQKIVEEQGFISIK; the protein is encoded by the coding sequence ATGCGTAACTACATAATTATCTTACTGATAGTCATTCTCAGCCTTAGTTTTGCCTATGCCAAAAAAGGACAGATCACTTGCTCCGGATCAACAACCGTGTTGCCCATCGCCCAAGCAGGTGCGGAAGCATTTATGGATAGCCACCCCGAATATAATATCTCCGTCCGCGGTGGAGGTTCAGGCGTAGGTATCGCGGCTTTACAAAATGGCACAGTGCAGATTGCCAATTCATCGCGTCCGATCAAGAGTAAAGAGATTTCTGCCTGCAAAGCAAAGGGGATCAATCCCACTACTTACGTTGTCGCTAACGACGGCATCGCAATTGTGGTGCACAAAAGCAATCCAATAAGAGACTTAAGCATCACCCAGATCAGGGATGTTTACACCGGAAAGATCACAAATTGGCAAGAACTTGGCGGTCCTTCCTTACCCATCGTAGTAGTTTCTCGCGATGTTGCTTCAGGAACCTTTGAAGTGTTCAATGAGAAAGCCCTAAACGGAGCTAAAGTAGCCGCTTCAGCTCAGCTTTTGGCATCAAATAATGCTGTGGTTAGTGCTGTGGGTTCTACTCCCGGAGGAATTGGTTATACCGGGCTGGGATACATCAATAGCGACGTAAAAGTAGTTAGTGTAGAGAATATTACTCCATCAGAATCTTCGGTAAAAGACGGTAGTTATAAACTAAGTCGAAAGCTATATATGTACACTAATGGTAAAGCCACCGGCGGTGTAGGTAGTTTTATTGGTTGGCTACAGTCCGATGCAGGGCAGAAGATTGTAGAAGAACAAGGTTTTATCTCCATCAAGTAA
- the pstC gene encoding phosphate ABC transporter permease subunit PstC, with amino-acid sequence MVMQVREKAFVGITHTAALFSLAAVFGIIFSVFREGIPLFCTISIGDFIFGSAWYPTHAETPQFGVLYLLIGSLLVTLGALMIAVPLGLGSAIFISEIATPRLKEIAKPIVELLAAIPSVVYGLFGMMVLAPFVRELINLNTGLNLFSTSIILGLMVLPIISSMSEDALANVPKQLREASLALGATSWETIAKVVVPAARRGIVGSVLQGFGRAIGETMVVLMVAGGSAQIPKSIFDSIRPLTSTIAAEMGETVIGDLHYRVLFAIAGLLFIITFVINLVADLVFLKRKVK; translated from the coding sequence ATGGTTATGCAAGTACGCGAAAAAGCTTTCGTTGGCATCACTCACACAGCAGCACTCTTCAGTCTGGCAGCTGTATTTGGCATCATATTCAGTGTCTTTCGGGAGGGCATTCCTCTGTTTTGCACTATATCGATCGGGGATTTTATCTTCGGCAGTGCTTGGTATCCCACTCATGCCGAGACTCCTCAGTTTGGCGTCCTGTATCTCCTTATTGGATCTCTTCTGGTCACACTGGGTGCGCTGATGATTGCGGTTCCTCTGGGCTTGGGCAGTGCAATTTTCATTTCGGAGATAGCCACACCGAGACTGAAAGAAATCGCCAAACCGATAGTTGAACTGTTGGCTGCTATCCCCAGTGTCGTATATGGGCTATTTGGTATGATGGTATTGGCACCATTTGTGCGTGAACTTATCAATCTGAATACAGGACTCAATCTCTTTAGTACTTCAATTATTCTGGGTCTGATGGTGTTACCGATTATCTCCAGCATGAGTGAGGATGCACTCGCAAACGTTCCCAAACAGCTACGTGAAGCCTCATTGGCGCTTGGTGCTACTTCCTGGGAAACTATCGCAAAGGTAGTGGTTCCAGCTGCACGACGAGGCATTGTCGGCTCTGTATTGCAGGGTTTTGGTCGCGCCATTGGAGAGACTATGGTTGTCTTGATGGTAGCAGGTGGATCAGCGCAAATTCCTAAAAGCATTTTTGACTCTATTCGCCCTCTAACCTCCACTATCGCCGCTGAAATGGGCGAAACTGTTATCGGTGACCTTCATTATCGCGTGCTTTTTGCCATTGCGGGACTGCTGTTTATTATCACCTTTGTCATCAATCTGGTAGCGGACTTGGTCTTTCTAAAACGGAAGGTAAAATGA